The proteins below come from a single Stutzerimonas stutzeri RCH2 genomic window:
- a CDS encoding four-helix bundle copper-binding protein: MTNSMFASCIQACSNCALVCEMCASACLREDDVKMMARCIELDRDCADICRLAATLMSRESEYAKKFCALCAKICRACGEECAKHEMDHCQECAKACMNCAEECERMAG; the protein is encoded by the coding sequence ATGACAAACTCAATGTTCGCATCCTGTATCCAAGCTTGTTCGAACTGTGCCCTAGTGTGCGAAATGTGCGCCTCTGCTTGCCTACGCGAGGATGATGTAAAAATGATGGCTCGCTGCATCGAGCTTGACCGCGACTGCGCGGACATTTGCAGGTTGGCTGCCACACTGATGAGCCGCGAAAGTGAATATGCTAAGAAGTTCTGCGCCCTTTGCGCCAAGATCTGCCGTGCATGCGGAGAGGAATGCGCGAAGCATGAAATGGATCATTGCCAAGAGTGTGCGAAGGCGTGCATGAACTGCGCTGAGGAATGTGAGCGTATGGCAGGATAA
- a CDS encoding DUF2933 domain-containing protein, whose product MSSIISKIKSVLQRNPVVTGLTAAVVGYMLLNQSTAALATTLPSLLFLLPCLLMMVVCMKHMSSGKCDKPKEPNVGENTLLSKSE is encoded by the coding sequence ATGAGCAGCATAATATCCAAGATTAAAAGCGTACTGCAGCGCAATCCGGTCGTAACGGGGTTAACCGCAGCTGTGGTTGGCTACATGCTACTGAACCAAAGCACTGCGGCGTTGGCAACAACGCTGCCAAGCCTGCTCTTTCTCTTGCCCTGCTTGTTGATGATGGTCGTATGCATGAAGCATATGTCTAGCGGTAAGTGCGACAAGCCCAAGGAGCCCAACGTTGGCGAAAACACCTTGTTAAGCAAAAGCGAATAA
- a CDS encoding DUF305 domain-containing protein, which translates to MQMSYWRFAAMVATSTIIMYGVMYLNTYSFEHVFWSETRAWMALVMGAVMAVVMLAFMLNMYKRKSVNLAILAGSAVAFTIALWLVRGQATVDDTDYMKAMIPHHSIAILTSERAQISDPRVRKLADEIIDAQRREIAEMKSLINELERAN; encoded by the coding sequence ATGCAAATGTCTTACTGGCGCTTTGCAGCGATGGTAGCCACGTCTACGATCATTATGTATGGCGTGATGTACTTAAATACTTACTCGTTCGAGCATGTTTTTTGGAGCGAGACTCGCGCTTGGATGGCATTAGTGATGGGCGCGGTAATGGCAGTAGTCATGCTCGCATTCATGCTCAACATGTATAAGCGTAAGTCAGTAAACCTAGCGATATTGGCAGGAAGTGCAGTAGCTTTTACCATTGCACTATGGCTTGTACGTGGGCAAGCGACGGTAGACGACACGGACTACATGAAGGCCATGATCCCCCACCATTCCATAGCAATCCTAACAAGTGAACGAGCTCAGATTTCAGATCCTCGCGTCCGCAAGTTAGCTGACGAAATCATCGACGCTCAGCGCCGAGAAATCGCAGAAATGAAGTCCCTGATCAATGAACTAGAAAGGGCAAATTGA
- a CDS encoding co-regulatory protein PtrA N-terminal domain-containing protein, which translates to MNRITKVIVPFILTVASSLAMAEGGSERTLNRLNDSAGAKPTLKELVKEGQVLSIAPAGATGTTRMIQNYRTSAQVQTYEMKVKTPDGKIHTVEFLSTPVGVNNG; encoded by the coding sequence ATGAACCGCATAACCAAAGTAATCGTTCCTTTTATTCTGACCGTTGCTTCCTCGCTTGCAATGGCCGAAGGCGGAAGCGAACGTACGCTGAATCGCTTAAATGACTCGGCAGGAGCAAAGCCCACCCTTAAGGAGCTTGTCAAAGAGGGTCAAGTGCTGAGCATCGCACCTGCAGGGGCGACCGGCACGACTCGAATGATTCAAAACTATAGAACTAGTGCCCAAGTCCAGACGTATGAGATGAAGGTCAAGACCCCCGACGGGAAGATCCATACGGTAGAGTTCCTGAGCACCCCAGTTGGCGTGAACAATGGCTAA
- a CDS encoding SDR family NAD(P)-dependent oxidoreductase, with amino-acid sequence MLLVLLAVLQLSGCAVSPRLKPSDQPSVARKTFVITGASSGFGRGVALKLAALQGDVVLAARRTDVLEELAAQIRMAGGSALVVTTDVSNPNEMQDLARAAIERFGRIDVWINNAAVGALGRFEDVPVEDHARIVDVNLKGMIYGSHAAMRQFRAQGFGTLVNVGSVESEIPLAYHASSAATKGGVINLGAAIAEEIRLSGSETINVATVMPWAVDTPFLGINLPFLVH; translated from the coding sequence TTGCTGCTAGTACTGCTCGCCGTTCTGCAACTCAGTGGCTGCGCCGTTTCCCCGCGCCTGAAACCAAGCGACCAGCCAAGCGTTGCTCGCAAAACCTTTGTCATCACTGGTGCCTCCAGTGGCTTCGGCCGCGGCGTGGCGCTCAAGCTTGCCGCTCTGCAAGGCGACGTGGTGCTAGCGGCCCGCCGGACCGACGTGCTCGAAGAACTGGCCGCGCAGATACGCATGGCTGGAGGATCGGCACTGGTGGTGACCACCGACGTGAGCAACCCGAACGAGATGCAGGACTTGGCACGAGCCGCCATCGAGCGTTTCGGCAGGATCGACGTTTGGATTAACAACGCTGCGGTCGGAGCGCTGGGTCGTTTCGAGGACGTTCCCGTCGAGGACCATGCGCGGATCGTGGATGTCAATCTTAAGGGCATGATCTATGGCAGCCACGCAGCCATGCGCCAGTTCAGAGCTCAAGGCTTCGGCACGCTTGTCAACGTGGGCTCAGTCGAGAGCGAGATACCGCTGGCTTATCATGCCTCCTCCGCAGCGACCAAAGGTGGCGTCATAAATCTCGGCGCGGCAATCGCTGAGGAGATTCGCCTGAGCGGTAGCGAGACCATCAATGTCGCCACCGTCATGCCCTGGGCTGTGGACACACCGTTTCTGGGAATCAATTTGCCCTTTCTAGTTCATTGA
- a CDS encoding heavy metal sensor histidine kinase produces the protein MGKVSLTSRMAIAFMLVVTVVLLAAAISFNYFCQLHFERKDAQVLNEKAAAVERTLLNSSAFGPETASRIDAVIEHSFGFATAVVVDGKTVYSHHNLSESLLPLVTDIQEERWTVSFGGHQYSGITRKVNRWVEGQDTVIYLALDVTHRIHFFDMIQQWFAYTLVVSALLSGALGVVLIRKGLKPIDELSKTSSTVTAHCLDTRIPTESVPGELHELVDNFNEMLSRLDDSFLRLSGFSADIAHELRTPLNSMLTQMEVALLRDRENTDYKDILYSALEELRRMSKMVDDMLFLAKADNGKITPNAEDASMAEITASVIEYYELAAEDKKVEIALSGDGSVHGDKSMLRRAVSNIVSNAVRYAEEGSTISVEISESGGSVCTAISNRGTTIPAELQARVFDRFYRVDTARREGTTMNAGLGMAITRSIVEAHKGRIACESAEGHTTFTMTLPKLMSS, from the coding sequence ATGGGAAAAGTGTCACTGACGAGCAGAATGGCGATAGCTTTCATGCTCGTGGTTACGGTTGTGCTGCTGGCGGCCGCAATCAGCTTTAATTATTTTTGTCAGCTCCATTTCGAACGCAAAGATGCACAAGTGCTTAATGAAAAGGCCGCTGCAGTAGAGCGTACGCTACTCAACAGCTCAGCATTCGGGCCTGAGACCGCTTCAAGGATCGATGCCGTTATTGAGCACTCCTTTGGCTTCGCGACTGCGGTTGTAGTAGACGGTAAGACGGTTTACTCCCATCACAATCTGTCTGAGAGCTTGCTACCTCTTGTCACAGACATCCAAGAGGAACGCTGGACGGTAAGTTTCGGTGGCCACCAGTACAGCGGAATTACCAGAAAAGTAAATCGGTGGGTAGAAGGGCAGGACACTGTTATCTATTTGGCTTTGGATGTAACGCACCGAATCCACTTCTTCGATATGATTCAGCAGTGGTTTGCTTATACGCTTGTCGTTAGTGCACTTCTGAGTGGCGCGTTAGGTGTTGTTCTGATCAGGAAAGGCTTAAAACCAATAGACGAACTGTCCAAGACTTCTTCTACAGTAACCGCCCACTGCTTAGATACCAGAATTCCAACCGAGTCGGTGCCAGGCGAGCTGCATGAACTCGTAGACAACTTCAACGAAATGCTTTCGCGCTTGGACGACTCTTTTCTCAGATTGTCAGGTTTCTCAGCGGATATCGCGCATGAGCTAAGAACGCCGCTGAACAGCATGCTTACCCAAATGGAGGTCGCGCTCTTGCGCGACCGCGAGAATACCGACTACAAAGACATTTTGTATTCCGCCCTCGAAGAACTTAGGCGCATGTCAAAGATGGTCGATGACATGCTATTCCTCGCCAAGGCGGACAACGGGAAGATTACGCCCAATGCCGAAGATGCCAGCATGGCTGAGATTACCGCGAGCGTTATCGAATATTACGAGCTTGCAGCCGAGGACAAAAAGGTAGAAATCGCGCTTTCAGGCGATGGATCGGTACATGGCGATAAATCGATGCTGAGACGGGCCGTCTCAAACATAGTCTCTAACGCAGTTCGATATGCAGAGGAAGGCAGCACCATCAGCGTTGAAATAAGCGAGAGCGGTGGCTCGGTTTGCACAGCCATATCCAACCGAGGCACAACGATTCCAGCCGAGCTTCAGGCCCGAGTGTTTGATCGATTCTATAGGGTCGACACCGCAAGGCGCGAAGGAACCACCATGAATGCGGGCCTCGGCATGGCTATCACTCGTTCGATAGTCGAAGCGCACAAAGGGCGCATCGCTTGCGAATCAGCTGAGGGGCATACGACTTTCACAATGACGCTTCCAAAGCTTATGTCTAGTTAA